A single region of the Chelmon rostratus isolate fCheRos1 chromosome 5, fCheRos1.pri, whole genome shotgun sequence genome encodes:
- the olfml2a gene encoding olfactomedin-like protein 2A — protein MWRYTNLFACLLVLCKDVSSQSKIFGETEPVRMTSEGSDCRCKCIMRPLSKDACLRLRSGSVRVEDFYTVETVSSGSDCKCSCTAPPSSLNPCENEWKMEKLKKQAPELLKLQSMVDLLEGTLYSMDLMKVHSYINKVVSQMNTLEETIKTNLTRENEFVRDSMMSLTNQFKRYENYSNIMMSIKKEISSLSLQLLQKDSSESKAQDTNDEKTKEAVKIPNKKTPGAKPPPKPPKEKAVKPKKEVIKPGKPVKPDPTAKAKVVGHQPGVVRGITYYKAAKTDEDEHRGDHSAKTYTVHHITENQSEDGGAEMVLETIEATVAEPIATTAAPTTTTTTTATTTGTTTTSTTTPTTITTQGAPASERPAPTIVLVLDNSNNNSRPSLHRAGKILNCEGTVASIEQPEKQHSYGRNEGAWMKDPLAKDSKIYVTNYYYGNNLVEFRNLDNFKQGRWSNLFKLPYNWIGTGHVVYNGAFYYNRAFTKNIIKYDLRMRYVAAWTLLHDVVYEDTTPWKWRGHSDIDFAVDESGLWVIYPSMDYDYNQQEVIIISKLDPGDLSLKKETTWRTGLKRNSYGNCFIICGVLYAVNVYNQKEGEVNYAYDTHTNTEAIPRLPFTNEYSFTTQIDYNPKEKVLYAWDNGHQLTYRVNFVDQ, from the exons ATCTTTGGAGAGACAGAGCCTGTTCGGATGACGTCAGAGGGTTCAGACTGCCGCTGCAAATGCATCATGCGCCCTCTGAGCAAGGATGCCTGCCTGAGGCTGCGGAGCGGCAGCGTACGTGTGGAAGATTTCTACACGGTGGAGACGGTCAGCTCCGGATCTGACTGCAAGTGCTCGTGCACAGCTCCACCATCCTCCCTCAACCCTTGTGAGAATGAGTGGAAGatggagaagctgaagaaaCAGGCCCCTGAATTACTTAAG CTCCAATCTATGGTGGACCTCCTCGAGGGAACTCTCTACAGCATGGATCTAATGAAAGTCCACTCCTATATCAACAAGGTGGTGTCTCAGATGAACACCCTAGAAGAG ACAATCAAGACAAACCTCACACGAGAGAATGAATTTGTTCGGGACAGCATGATGAGCCTCACCAACCAGTTTAAGAGATATGAGAATTACTCCAACATTATGATGAGCATCAAGAAGGAGATCTCCAgcctcagcctgcagctgctaCAGAAAGACTCCTCTGAGAGCAAAGCACAG GACACTAATGATGAGAAAACCAAGGAGGCTGTAAAAATACCCAACAAAAAGACCCCTGGAGCCAAACCCCCACCCAAACCACCCAAAGAAAAGGCCGTAAAGCCCAAGAAAGAGGTCATTAAACCTGGGAAGCCGGTCAAGCCTGACCCTACTGCCAAAGCCAAGGTGGTTGGCCATCAGCCTGGAGTGGTTAGGGGCATCACATACTACAAGGCTGCCAAGACCGACGAGGATGAGCACAGAGGAG ACCATTCTGCCAAAACGTACACGGTCCATCACATCACAGAAAACCAGTCAGAGGACGGAGGAGCTGAAATGGTCCTGGAAACAATTGAGGCCACCGTGGCTGAACCCATTGCCACCACCGCAGCTCCGACCACAACAACTACTACCACCGCCACGACTACTGGCACCACAACAACCAGCACTACTACACCAACTACTATCACCACACAAGGTGCACCCGCTTCTGAAAGGCCAGCTCCAACCATTGTGCTGGTGCTGGACAactccaacaacaacagccgGCCCAGTCTCCACAGAGCAG GGAAGATCCTCAACTGTGAAGGGACTGTAGCATCCATCGAGCAGCCAGAGAAGCAGCACAGTTATGGACGCAACGAGGGAGCCTGGATGAAGGATCCCCTGGCTAAAGACTCCAAGATCTACGTCACCAACTATTACTACGGCAACAACTTGGTAGAGTTCCGCAACCTGGACAACTTCAAGCAAG GCCGGTGGAGCAACCTTTTCAAACTGCCTTACAACTGGATAGGTACAGGCCACGTGGTTTATAACGGAGCCTTCTACTACAACAGAGCCTTTACCAAGAACATCATCAAGTATGACCTCAGGATGCGGTATGTGGCGGCCTGGACACTGCTGCACGATGTGGTTTATGAGGACACCACTCCCTGGAAATGGAGGGGCCACTCGGACATTGACTTTGCTGTGGATGAAAGCGGCCTGTGGGTGATCTACCCTTCCATGGACTACGACTACAACCAGCAAGAGGTGATCATCATCAGTAAATTGGATCCCGGAGACTTGTcattgaaaaaggaaacaaccTGGAGGACAGGTCTAAAGCGGAACTCGTACGGGAACTGTTTCATCATCTGTGGTGTCTTGTATGCCGTCAACGTGTACAACCAAAAGGAAGGTGAGGTGAACTATGCTTACGACACCCACACCAACACTGAAGCCATCCCGCGCCTGCCCTTCACCAATGAGTATTCCTTCACCACCCAGATTGACTACAACCCCAAGGAGAAAGTTTTGTATGCCTGGGACAATGGCCATCAGCTCACATACCGAGTTAACTTTGTCGACCAGTGA